In Ruminococcaceae bacterium BL-4, one DNA window encodes the following:
- a CDS encoding NAD(P)H nitroreductase produces the protein MTDFYQLASERHSCRTYEEKAVEKEKILKCLEAARMAPSGCNSQPWRFVVVTNPETLQKLSKLTQLCGVNHFTEHAPVLITVCEEEEPRLLPKIQEMFGNHVYAHGDLGLSTAYLTLEAADQGLGSCIIGVFDEDKVKELLNIPKGQKLRMMVALGYPNEQKTPRKIRKPMEEIVRFIE, from the coding sequence ATGACGGATTTTTATCAGTTGGCTTCTGAGCGTCATAGCTGCAGAACCTATGAAGAAAAGGCAGTAGAAAAAGAGAAGATCTTAAAATGTCTGGAAGCTGCCAGAATGGCACCTTCGGGCTGCAATAGTCAGCCATGGAGATTTGTGGTTGTTACGAATCCCGAAACGCTGCAAAAACTTTCAAAGTTGACCCAGCTCTGCGGAGTCAATCACTTTACAGAGCATGCTCCGGTATTAATTACCGTTTGTGAAGAGGAGGAGCCACGCTTGCTCCCCAAGATTCAAGAGATGTTTGGAAACCATGTTTATGCACATGGAGATTTGGGGCTCTCTACCGCATATTTAACGTTGGAGGCTGCTGATCAGGGATTGGGTAGCTGTATTATCGGTGTCTTTGATGAAGATAAGGTAAAAGAGCTGCTGAATATTCCAAAAGGGCAGAAGCTGCGCATGATGGTAGCACTCGGCTATCCAAATGAACAAAAAACGCCGCGCAAGATTCGAAAACCAATGGAAGAAATTGTCCGGTTTATTGAATGA
- the pxpC gene encoding L-5-oxoprolinase (ATP-dependent) subunit C (Evidence 2a : Function from experimental evidences in other organisms; PubMedId : 9334321, 18823995, 19040634, 20524093, 21050859, 21245531, 22277658, 28830929; Product type e : enzyme): MSSVKIKMAGPLTTIQDKGRIEYQQSGMSVSGVMDDYSFRAANLLVGNQETEAVLECTLLGPTMEFTGDAVFAVTGAAAQVKVNGQSSFMWRAIRAKAGDTVSFSMTTSGTRLYIAFAGGIDVPEVMGSKSTYMKAKVGGFEGRNLKAGDELKLSASEEALSKIVLKEASPRMIPSYYPQVTLRVVLGPQDDCFTKAGINTFFGTPYQVTSDSDRMGYRLGGAVIEHKKGGDIISDGIVIGAVQVPGNGKPIILMADRQTTGGYTKIATVITADLPLVGQMRPGSFIRFQKVTVQEAQQALREYADKIKIFKICMLSLPG; encoded by the coding sequence ATGAGCAGTGTGAAAATTAAAATGGCAGGGCCTTTAACAACGATTCAAGATAAGGGACGAATTGAATATCAACAGTCGGGAATGTCTGTTTCCGGCGTGATGGATGATTATTCCTTTCGCGCAGCGAATCTTTTGGTCGGGAATCAGGAGACGGAGGCTGTCTTAGAATGTACCCTTCTGGGGCCAACAATGGAATTTACCGGAGATGCAGTCTTTGCAGTAACCGGAGCAGCTGCACAGGTTAAAGTGAATGGACAGTCTTCTTTTATGTGGAGAGCGATCCGTGCAAAAGCGGGCGATACAGTTTCGTTCAGCATGACGACTTCCGGTACGAGACTTTATATTGCATTTGCAGGCGGGATTGATGTTCCAGAGGTTATGGGAAGCAAGTCGACTTATATGAAAGCAAAAGTTGGCGGCTTTGAAGGGCGCAATCTCAAAGCTGGAGATGAACTGAAGCTGAGTGCTTCAGAGGAAGCTCTTTCAAAAATAGTTTTGAAAGAGGCTTCTCCGCGTATGATTCCTTCCTACTATCCTCAAGTAACATTGCGCGTGGTGCTTGGACCGCAGGACGACTGCTTTACAAAAGCCGGGATCAACACCTTCTTTGGAACGCCTTATCAGGTTACCAGTGATTCTGATCGAATGGGTTATCGATTGGGGGGTGCTGTGATTGAGCACAAAAAAGGCGGGGATATCATTTCCGATGGAATTGTGATCGGTGCAGTGCAGGTTCCCGGAAACGGCAAGCCGATTATTTTGATGGCAGATCGTCAGACTACAGGTGGCTATACTAAAATCGCTACGGTGATTACGGCAGATCTTCCTTTGGTCGGACAGATGCGGCCGGGAAGCTTTATTCGGTTCCAAAAAGTAACGGTTCAAGAAGCACAACAGGCGCTTAGAGAGTATGCAGATAAGATTAAGATTTTTAAAATCTGTATGCTAAGTCTTCCAGGCTGA
- a CDS encoding Gamma carbonic anhydrase family protein: MSEFFYIAPGAHIIGDVAIGKNTSVWYSSVLRGDKSYIRIGENVNIQDASVLHVDADYPIHLADGVSIGHGAMLHGCSVGENSLIGIGAILLNGAKIGRDSIVAAGALVTMHKTFPDGMLILGSPARAVRPLTPEEIESNRKNAKVYLELSKKELSPAACSPSK, translated from the coding sequence ATGTCCGAGTTTTTTTATATTGCACCAGGCGCACATATAATCGGAGATGTTGCGATTGGTAAAAACACCTCCGTTTGGTATAGTTCTGTTTTGCGTGGGGATAAATCCTACATTCGAATCGGTGAAAATGTAAATATTCAGGACGCAAGCGTTCTTCATGTTGATGCAGATTACCCCATTCATCTTGCCGACGGCGTCAGCATTGGTCATGGTGCTATGCTGCACGGTTGTTCCGTCGGAGAGAATAGTCTTATCGGGATCGGAGCCATTCTCCTCAACGGCGCCAAAATTGGGCGTGATTCCATTGTCGCCGCCGGAGCACTTGTTACAATGCATAAGACTTTTCCGGACGGCATGCTGATTTTAGGGTCTCCAGCCCGTGCTGTCCGCCCATTGACCCCGGAAGAAATCGAATCCAACCGCAAAAATGCCAAAGTCTATCTGGAGCTTTCTAAAAAAGAGCTTTCTCCTGCTGCGTGCTCGCCGTCAAAATAA
- the pxpB gene encoding L-5-oxoprolinase (ATP-dependent) subunit B (Evidence 2a : Function from experimental evidences in other organisms; PubMedId : 9334321, 18823995, 19040634, 20524093, 21050859, 21245531, 22277658, 28830929; Product type e : enzyme), whose protein sequence is MYEKARYLIAGDSSIVVEFGNEISEEISAKVRGMYLAIEQKKFPFIRAMNPTYRSLLVQYDPLQCPYEEILETLQGLEENLQNMDLPSPNILEIPTLYGGELGPDLGFVCEHSGLTEEEVIKIHSGRDYLVYMLGFTPGFSYLGGMDQKIATPRLKTPRTKIPGGSVGIAGSQTGIYSIDSPGGWQLIGKTPILLYDPQRNPPILHHAGDYIRFIPIDQKEYQSIEEAVKNGTYEYRYFPKEGGAAK, encoded by the coding sequence ATGTATGAGAAAGCACGTTATTTGATTGCAGGAGATTCCAGTATTGTCGTCGAATTTGGAAATGAAATTTCTGAAGAGATCAGTGCGAAAGTACGTGGAATGTATTTAGCAATCGAACAAAAAAAGTTCCCGTTTATTAGAGCAATGAATCCTACTTATCGATCTCTTCTAGTGCAGTATGATCCGCTGCAGTGTCCCTATGAGGAAATCTTAGAAACTTTACAAGGATTGGAAGAAAATCTTCAAAATATGGATCTCCCAAGTCCGAATATTTTGGAAATACCAACGCTTTATGGCGGAGAACTTGGTCCGGATCTCGGATTTGTGTGTGAACATAGCGGCCTTACAGAAGAAGAGGTCATAAAAATTCATTCCGGAAGAGATTATTTGGTCTATATGTTGGGCTTTACTCCCGGATTTTCTTATCTTGGAGGGATGGACCAAAAAATTGCGACTCCTCGTCTTAAAACGCCGCGGACAAAGATTCCTGGAGGGTCCGTCGGCATTGCGGGTTCTCAGACCGGAATTTATTCGATTGATAGCCCTGGGGGCTGGCAGTTGATTGGCAAAACACCAATTTTGCTCTATGATCCGCAGCGCAATCCACCAATTTTGCATCATGCGGGTGATTATATTCGATTTATCCCAATTGATCAGAAAGAATATCAGTCGATTGAAGAGGCTGTGAAAAACGGCACCTATGAGTATCGCTATTTTCCGAAGGAAGGAGGTGCCGCAAAATGA
- a CDS encoding Cadmium efflux system accessory protein: MKSLKKNQEAECCEFIHVHQDIVDRVNRVMPDEDTLYDLSELFKIFGDSTRIKILYVLFESEMCVCDIAQLLQMTQSAISHQLRALKQSKLVSSRREGKTVFYALADSHVRTILDQGMEHVSE; the protein is encoded by the coding sequence GTGAAGAGTTTGAAGAAGAATCAAGAAGCAGAATGCTGCGAATTTATTCATGTACATCAGGATATTGTTGACAGAGTGAATCGGGTAATGCCGGATGAAGATACCCTTTATGATCTTTCGGAATTATTTAAAATATTTGGGGATTCCACGCGTATCAAAATCTTGTATGTACTATTTGAGTCGGAGATGTGTGTTTGCGATATTGCACAGCTTCTCCAGATGACTCAGTCTGCAATTTCTCATCAGCTTCGTGCATTGAAGCAAAGTAAGTTGGTTTCTTCCCGCAGAGAGGGGAAAACTGTATTTTATGCTCTAGCAGATTCACATGTCCGCACGATCCTTGATCAGGGCATGGAACATGTATCCGAATAA
- the pxpA gene encoding oxoprolinase subunit A (Evidence 2a : Function from experimental evidences in other organisms; PubMedId : 9334321, 28830929; Product type e : enzyme), protein MSWIDLNCDLGESFGAYKIGRDQEIIPFITSANVGCGFHAGDPCVMDETVKMCKKNHVAVGAHPGFPDLMGFGRRKMTITPAEAKAYVKYQLGALRAFCDASGVELQHVKPHGALYNMAGKDYDLARGIAEGIYEVDPKLILMALSGSQMIRAASDIGLRAASEVFADRAYQADGSLVPRGTPGAVIHDVDECIKRIIGMVKKHQVIAITGETVQLSPQSICVHGDTPEAVEFVKNIRESLQKEGIKLCNLVEGLR, encoded by the coding sequence ATGAGTTGGATTGATTTGAATTGTGATTTAGGGGAAAGCTTTGGCGCTTACAAAATCGGGAGAGATCAAGAGATCATTCCATTTATTACTTCTGCAAACGTCGGCTGTGGTTTTCATGCGGGAGATCCCTGCGTAATGGACGAGACAGTAAAAATGTGCAAAAAAAATCATGTTGCGGTAGGTGCACATCCTGGATTTCCGGATCTAATGGGTTTTGGACGCCGCAAGATGACCATTACACCTGCCGAGGCAAAAGCTTATGTGAAGTACCAGCTTGGTGCACTGCGTGCATTCTGTGATGCAAGCGGAGTCGAACTGCAGCACGTAAAGCCACATGGGGCTCTTTATAATATGGCAGGAAAGGACTATGATCTTGCGCGTGGAATTGCCGAGGGAATTTATGAAGTCGATCCTAAGTTGATTCTGATGGCTCTTTCCGGCAGTCAGATGATTCGTGCAGCATCCGATATTGGGCTGCGCGCAGCAAGTGAAGTCTTTGCAGATCGTGCTTATCAGGCGGATGGCAGCCTTGTTCCACGCGGAACTCCGGGAGCAGTCATTCATGATGTAGACGAGTGTATCAAGAGAATTATTGGGATGGTCAAGAAGCATCAGGTGATCGCGATTACGGGGGAAACTGTGCAGCTTTCTCCACAGTCGATTTGTGTTCATGGGGATACCCCGGAAGCAGTGGAATTTGTGAAGAACATTCGTGAAAGCCTGCAAAAAGAGGGAATCAAACTCTGTAATTTAGTGGAAGGGCTTCGCTGA
- the pxpI gene encoding putative D-5-oxoproline epimerase (Evidence 3 : Putative function from multiple computational evidences; PubMedId : 8186229, 9334321, 28830929; Product type e : enzyme) — protein MDFYHQDPKTVRQMIREGKITSPTSGMCAGYAQGNLVVLPKEYAYDFLLFTQRNPKPCPVLEVSDVGSREFPLTAKGSDIARDIPRYRIYEHGELKGEYTDVSKFWREDLVSFLLGCSFSFEAPMIEEGIEVRHITLGCNVPMFITNIQCKPAGIFHGPMVVSMRPIPYEKVVKAVTVTERLPQVHGTPIHIGDPAHIGIKDLQKPDFGDPVPIHEGEVPVFWACGVTPQAVAMQVKPSFLITHSPGHMFITDVKNSQLGG, from the coding sequence ATGGACTTTTATCATCAGGATCCAAAAACGGTTCGCCAAATGATTCGCGAAGGAAAGATTACTTCTCCCACTTCCGGCATGTGCGCCGGGTATGCTCAAGGGAATCTTGTTGTTCTCCCAAAAGAATATGCTTACGATTTTTTACTCTTTACGCAACGAAATCCGAAGCCCTGCCCTGTGCTGGAAGTCAGTGATGTTGGTTCCAGAGAATTTCCGCTGACTGCAAAAGGCAGCGATATCGCTCGGGATATTCCCCGCTACCGTATTTATGAGCATGGAGAACTAAAAGGCGAATATACAGATGTCTCTAAATTTTGGCGAGAAGATCTTGTAAGCTTTCTTCTGGGCTGCAGCTTCAGTTTTGAAGCGCCAATGATTGAAGAAGGGATTGAAGTCCGCCATATCACACTTGGCTGTAATGTTCCCATGTTCATTACGAATATTCAATGCAAACCGGCCGGTATTTTCCATGGCCCGATGGTTGTGAGCATGCGGCCGATTCCGTATGAGAAGGTAGTCAAAGCCGTTACGGTAACGGAGCGCTTACCACAGGTACATGGAACCCCGATTCATATCGGCGACCCCGCCCATATTGGAATTAAAGATCTGCAAAAGCCGGACTTTGGAGATCCTGTTCCGATTCATGAAGGAGAAGTTCCTGTTTTCTGGGCTTGCGGCGTCACTCCACAGGCAGTTGCTATGCAGGTAAAGCCCAGTTTCCTAATTACTCATTCTCCCGGACATATGTTTATTACCGATGTGAAAAACTCTCAGCTTGGCGGCTGA
- the pxpG gene encoding 5-oxoproline transporter (Evidence 2b : Function from indirect experimental evidences (e.g. phenotypes); PubMedId : 9334321, 15849754, 16850406, 28830929; Product type e : enzyme) yields the protein MEKKKSDLGVLLGAAFIMAISSSGPGFLTQTAKFVNDYHGGFGFVILISMILAIIVQLNVWRVLCVSGLRGQDVANKVLPGMGYVIAALIVIGGLVFNIGNVGGGALGFNALLGVDLKWGYIITCAFGVLIFLFKNAGKAMDMLTKVLGGIMIAIILIVIFIVQPPVGMALKETFVPSVGYTTLFPAILTLLGGTVGGYITFSGAHRLIDAGITKEEHLGQIKKSSVMGIGVATLVRILLFLAILGVVVKGVSLDPSNPAADAFKQGAGELGYRFFGLVLISASITAVVGAAYTSVSFLKTLSKTVAKYEKWFIVGFIILSTLVMEVLGQPAQLLVLAGALNGLILPLTLGICLVASQKPEIMGKSYHHPKVLLILGIVVVILSAYLGITSLGKLFA from the coding sequence ATGGAGAAAAAGAAATCGGATTTGGGAGTGCTTTTAGGTGCAGCCTTTATTATGGCAATTTCTTCAAGCGGACCTGGATTTTTAACGCAGACAGCAAAATTTGTCAATGATTATCATGGTGGATTTGGCTTTGTCATTTTGATTTCGATGATTCTTGCAATTATTGTACAGCTTAATGTCTGGAGAGTTTTGTGTGTTTCCGGTCTGCGTGGGCAGGATGTTGCCAATAAAGTGCTGCCGGGCATGGGCTATGTCATTGCTGCGCTGATTGTTATTGGTGGATTGGTCTTTAATATCGGAAATGTTGGGGGCGGTGCACTGGGCTTTAATGCCCTTTTGGGTGTTGATTTAAAATGGGGCTATATCATTACCTGTGCTTTCGGCGTTCTAATTTTTCTGTTTAAAAACGCTGGAAAAGCCATGGATATGCTTACAAAAGTTCTTGGCGGCATAATGATTGCCATCATCCTGATCGTTATCTTTATTGTCCAGCCACCGGTGGGGATGGCCTTAAAAGAGACCTTTGTGCCTTCTGTTGGCTATACCACATTGTTCCCTGCAATTCTGACTCTTCTCGGTGGGACAGTCGGCGGGTACATTACATTTTCTGGTGCACATCGTTTGATTGATGCCGGAATCACCAAAGAAGAACATCTTGGACAGATAAAAAAGAGTTCCGTGATGGGAATCGGCGTTGCAACGCTTGTTCGTATTCTTCTGTTCCTAGCAATTCTTGGCGTAGTGGTAAAAGGGGTTTCATTGGACCCTTCTAATCCTGCCGCAGATGCATTTAAGCAGGGCGCCGGTGAACTTGGCTATCGATTCTTTGGACTGGTTCTGATTTCCGCGTCAATTACTGCTGTTGTGGGTGCAGCCTATACTTCCGTTTCTTTTTTGAAAACACTGAGCAAAACGGTCGCAAAATATGAGAAATGGTTTATAGTCGGATTTATTATACTCTCTACTCTTGTAATGGAGGTGCTTGGCCAGCCGGCACAGCTTCTGGTTCTGGCGGGCGCACTTAATGGATTGATTCTTCCTCTGACTTTGGGAATTTGTCTGGTCGCTTCGCAGAAACCGGAAATCATGGGGAAGAGCTATCATCATCCGAAAGTCCTTTTGATTCTTGGCATTGTTGTTGTGATTCTTTCCGCTTATCTGGGCATTACTTCTCTGGGTAAGCTCTTTGCATAA